One window from the genome of Paracoccus marcusii encodes:
- a CDS encoding co-chaperone GroES: protein MAFKPLHDRVLVRRVQSEEKTKGGLIIPDNAKEKPAEGEIISVGEGARKDSGELIAPSVSAGDRVLFGKWSGTEVTVDGEELLIMKESDILGVLS, encoded by the coding sequence ATGGCATTTAAACCGCTGCATGACCGCGTGCTGGTCCGTCGCGTCCAATCGGAAGAGAAGACCAAGGGCGGCCTGATCATCCCCGACAACGCCAAGGAAAAGCCCGCCGAGGGCGAGATCATTTCCGTGGGCGAAGGCGCGCGCAAGGATTCGGGCGAACTGATCGCACCGTCGGTTTCGGCTGGCGACCGCGTCCTGTTCGGCAAATGGTCGGGCACCGAAGTCACGGTCGACGGCGAAGAGCTGCTGATCATGAAGGAAAGCGACATCCTGGGCGTGCTGAGCTGA
- a CDS encoding TraB/GumN family protein produces MRLTIAAALFALSGHGAMAACTGQNLFDTMPAERAAAIEAASRDVPFRQGLLYQAVRDDQRITLVGTYHFGDARHQPMIKRVRPLIDQAHALYVEAAPAEEARLTKALTEDPTLMVDPDGPTLPERLSPDEWDALSQAMSDRGTPGVITARMRPWYVALMLGVSPCMVRTMAEQGGESGGLDHLLVAEAQDAGMPVRSLEPWDTIFGLFEDLTPEQELDMIRASLPAASYADDYAVTLTDAYFDGDVWKIWEFGRFDAYANSGLSREEVDRQMDLAQTRLMDDRNRAWIAPLLEGAAEAGDEGIVAAFGALHLPGEAGVLSLLQDEGFTITRLDG; encoded by the coding sequence ATGCGACTGACGATTGCCGCCGCCCTGTTCGCCCTGTCGGGACATGGCGCGATGGCCGCCTGCACCGGCCAGAACCTGTTCGACACCATGCCCGCCGAACGCGCCGCGGCGATCGAGGCCGCCAGCCGCGACGTCCCCTTTCGCCAGGGCCTGCTGTACCAGGCCGTGCGCGACGATCAGCGCATCACGCTGGTGGGCACCTATCACTTCGGCGACGCGCGCCACCAGCCGATGATCAAGCGTGTCCGCCCGCTGATAGATCAGGCCCATGCGCTCTATGTCGAGGCCGCCCCCGCCGAGGAGGCCCGCCTGACCAAGGCGCTGACCGAGGATCCGACCCTGATGGTCGATCCCGACGGGCCCACCCTGCCGGAACGCCTGTCGCCCGACGAATGGGATGCGCTGTCGCAGGCCATGTCGGATCGCGGCACGCCGGGTGTCATCACCGCCCGGATGCGGCCCTGGTATGTCGCGCTGATGCTGGGCGTCTCTCCCTGCATGGTCCGCACCATGGCCGAGCAGGGAGGAGAGTCCGGCGGCCTGGACCACCTGCTGGTGGCCGAGGCGCAGGACGCGGGGATGCCCGTCCGCTCGCTGGAGCCGTGGGACACCATCTTCGGCCTGTTCGAGGACCTGACGCCCGAACAGGAGCTGGACATGATCCGCGCAAGCCTGCCTGCGGCCAGCTATGCCGACGATTACGCGGTGACGCTGACGGATGCCTATTTTGACGGAGATGTCTGGAAGATCTGGGAATTCGGGCGTTTCGACGCCTATGCCAATTCCGGACTGTCCAGGGAAGAGGTCGATCGCCAGATGGACCTGGCCCAGACCCGGCTGATGGACGATCGCAACCGCGCGTGGATCGCACCGCTGCTGGAGGGTGCCGCCGAGGCCGGGGATGAGGGAATTGTCGCAGCCTTCGGTGCGCTGCACCTGCCCGGAGAGGCGGGGGTCCTGTCGCTGCTGCAGGACGAGGGCTTCACGATCACCCGTCTGGACGGGTGA